A single genomic interval of Phocoena sinus isolate mPhoSin1 chromosome 15, mPhoSin1.pri, whole genome shotgun sequence harbors:
- the POLR3K gene encoding DNA-directed RNA polymerase III subunit RPC10 isoform X1 — MLLFCPGCGNGLIVEEGQRCHRFACNTCPYVHNVTRKVTNRKYPKLKEVDDVLGGAAAWENVDSTAEPCPKCEHPRAYFMQLQTRSADEPMTTFYKCCNAQCGHRWRD; from the exons ATGCTGCTTTTCTGCCCGGGCTGCGGGAACGGGCTGATCGTGGAGGAGGGGCAGCGCTGCCACCGCTTCGCCTGCAACACCTGCCCCTATGTGCACAACGTCACCCGCAAG GTAACAAATCGGAAGTATCCAAAGCTGAAAGAAGTGGATGATGTGCTCGGTGGAGCAGCTGCCTGGGAGAATGTTGACTCTACTGCAG AGCCGTGTCCCAAATGCGAACATCCTCGTGCCTATTTCATGCAGCTTCAGACCCGCTCTGCAGACGAGCCCATGACCACCTTCTACAAGTGCTGCAATGCTCAGTGTGGACATCGCTGGCGGGACTAG
- the POLR3K gene encoding DNA-directed RNA polymerase III subunit RPC10 isoform X2 yields the protein MRGDRHRRLSLGASRGGATSRTNENLNNWNVLDVHYVTNRKYPKLKEVDDVLGGAAAWENVDSTAEPCPKCEHPRAYFMQLQTRSADEPMTTFYKCCNAQCGHRWRD from the exons ATGCGCGGGGACCGCCACCGCAGACTCTCCCTCGGGGCGTCGAGGGGCGGGGCTACCTCGAGGACCAATGAGAA TCTGAACAACTGGAATGTATTGGATGTTCATTAC GTAACAAATCGGAAGTATCCAAAGCTGAAAGAAGTGGATGATGTGCTCGGTGGAGCAGCTGCCTGGGAGAATGTTGACTCTACTGCAG AGCCGTGTCCCAAATGCGAACATCCTCGTGCCTATTTCATGCAGCTTCAGACCCGCTCTGCAGACGAGCCCATGACCACCTTCTACAAGTGCTGCAATGCTCAGTGTGGACATCGCTGGCGGGACTAG
- the SNRNP25 gene encoding U11/U12 small nuclear ribonucleoprotein 25 kDa protein, giving the protein MVVQDPLLCDLPIQVTLEEVNSQIALEYGQAMTVRVCKMDGEVMPVVVVQNATVLDLKKAIQRYVQLRQEREGGIQHISWSYVWRTYHLTSAGEKLAEDQRKLRDYGIRNRDEVSFIKKLRQK; this is encoded by the exons ATGGTGGTGCAGGACCCGCTGCTCTGCGACCTTCCGATCCAG GTTACTTTGGAAGAGGTCAATTCCCAAATAGCACTAGAATACGGCCAAGCAATGACAGTCCGAGTGTGCAAGATGGATGGAGAAGTTATGC CTGTGGTTGTAGTCCAGAACGCCACAGTCCTGGACCTGAAGAAGGCCATCCAGAGATACGTGCAGCTCAGGCAGGAGCGCGAAGGGGGCATTCAGCACATCAGCTG GTCCTATGTGTGGAGGACGTACCACCTGACCTCTGCAGGAGAGAAGCTCGCAGAGGACCAGCGGAAGCTCCGAGA tTATGGTATCCGGAATCGGGATGAGGTGTCCTTCATCAAAAAGCTGAGACAAAAGTGA